gttttttgtttttttttatgagatttACCAAAATGgacataaaaataggtggatggaaacatatcTACTGTTTCTCTTGTTGATATAATTCAGTAAATCCAGTAATAATAAGTCATGTTAAGCCGATCACTCCTCACTACATTCAGTGCATCTCTTTCCTCAGGGATCTTCCATGCACCATGTCTCTTGTGGAGCTGAAGTCGTTGTTTAGGATGGATGACGTCATCAGAACCGCGCCTCAGTCAGTCACAACACTAGAGATCAGTGGCCGCTCCGGACAGGGTCTTCAGGATGTGCTCGCCTGGCTCTTCTCAAACCGCTCTGATACATGATAGATGTGGATGTAGGAACTGCGGGCTGATGTTATATCACAGGTCACGGTTAACATCTGATGTGATGTGAAGATGTGATTTCCAGTCATCTCAGCGCTGCTGTGTTAGCTCAACTCAGTCCCACGCCACATTCATTTGAGAAACGGCTGTGGAGAAATGTAGAACCGGTGGTCTTTAGACGACCATCAACCCGTGTGACTTCCTGTGCTCTGTGAAATACTTAG
The window above is part of the Chanodichthys erythropterus isolate Z2021 chromosome 3, ASM2448905v1, whole genome shotgun sequence genome. Proteins encoded here:
- the arl16 gene encoding ADP-ribosylation factor-like protein 16 isoform X3 is translated as MGPIWPKYYLDCTSVIFVVDCANIAQISSSCVQLLSVLSAEPLHSAAVLVLFNKRDLPCTMSLVELKSLFRMDDVIRTAPQSVTTLEISGRSGQGLQDVLAWLFSNRSDT